The segment TAAGGCAGAAAGCACAACAAAAAGCAACGGACTTGCGTGGTTGTACTTGAACAAGGAAGGATCTCTCATCTACAACATTGCTACGCACAATCTCAACATGAACGACAATCCAGTGTTAACGATCATTGACGACAGTGCCAAACGCAAGCCGGAATTGGAAGACTTGACGCCGTCATTGGTAAAGGATAACGCAATGGGACACCTAGATCGTCTTGGACCTCGTGTACTCGAGCCCTTGTACAACAATGACTTGGCAATTAACATCGCTACGCAAAAGGAACAAGTCTCCCTCATTCGTGGTCGTTTGATTTCCCGCTTTGTTGCCGATGCACGTGACTTCTCTACGCCAATTTTACTGAAACGCGTCAATCCCGCATTGCCTAACAACATGGTTGGCATGGCTTGGATCTCCGTCGATAACATTTGCCATTTGCACTATGAAATTACCTTGACTGGCACACCAGCGCATTACCAACCCTTGCAATTATTCTTGGAGGAGATCCCAATTGAGGCACCCGGTGCACCCGTAAGTCGTCGCTTGCTCGAAGAGTTCAGCGGAAATTATCTCGAAGGCTTTAACGCCACACTTCCGTACGTGGAACTAGCAAAGTTAGAGACCAGTGTCGTCTATATCGAAATCCGATCAAAGGATAGGAACGAACCACTTTTCAAGGCCACTCTTAAGCCCACAAAGGTGCCGAGTAAATGTTTGCCGGGACAAACAATCAACGAAATTCCACGATTTCCGGACGATATGGAACCAAGTGACAACAACTTACCAACGATCGAAGCAAAGTGTTATCATAGCCAACGCTTTTACGACGAGGGCGAACAATGGAATAGTGCTTTGGAACAATGCACGGTTTGTTCATGTACGCACGGAAATGCTAAATGCGAGCCCATCAAATGTCCCCCACTCAAGTGTCGCAAAGAAGATATTCGTCAAAGACAAGGCGATTGTTGTCCTGTTTGTATGCGTaagtattaaaattcttcaaactaaaaaaatcctcaactaatattttttaaattttatttacagcaACAAAACATTATCACGAAACAAACACTTCGGTATCACGTGGTTGCAAATTGGGTGACCAATTTCATGCTGCTGGCTCATCGTGGCATCCATATTTGCCGCCCAACGGATATGATACCTGTACTGTATGTACTTGCGACATTCTCACCTTGGAAATTCGTTGCCCACGTACGCAATGCCCACCATTGAATTGCCCCGAAAAACTCGCGTACCGACCAGACAAAAAGGCTTGTTGCAAAGTTTGCCCACAGGTAAGTTACTTTTACCCTCCAAAAGTGTAAATCAGGACTCGAATCTAAATGTTCTCTTCAATTTTAGGTCAAACATAATTCCTCCACTGACGAATACAAAGATCAGGGCTCGAAAACTGGAACTATCTCGTCACCGGAATACCTCATGAAAACTGGTGGCTGCAAAAGTCCCATGGGCGTACACAAGAATGGAGACGAGTGGCATCCAATTATCGCAACATTTGGTGAACAGAAATGCGTAAAATGTTCTTGCAAGGTAAGTTTTCCCACAATGtacttatattttatttttttacaaaacactTGAATTGAGACgcgaatgaaattaaatatcgtATCTTTGAGGTTCAGGTTCAATGTCACATACAACGTGTTTTACAACAGGTGTTTTATCATTACCTCGTTTTTTTCCACTTAATAGCCTGAAGACTAAAAGCGAATGATTTACAATtaaagaatattaattaatagcCAGTCGTCTCcacaaatttgcaaaaaaaaaacaaatttatgacccgattttattactaaatagcaaaagaaacacacaaaaaatgttttaaataaattttagttgagcattttctattaaattttatgatgatagTTGACGACGTCCGACACATCATCAGTCTCCTAATGattatcgttttttattttcattttttttcttgtcttgagTGTAACACGCAGACATCTTCTGCTTCATTAgaaagatttcaaaaaaatatatatattcacatacaaaaaaaaaaataagttgattcacttttataaaatttattattttgcgtctcaattcagttttttcttcttttaactttttaaatacacaagcgaaaaaaaaattaaagaggtggagctaatttttatatttatttttttttctttcttctcatTCATTCTAGGACGGACATATGACATGTAATCGACTCAAATGTTCACGACAAGCGTGTCGCGCAGCCCGAAAGCAGGGGCCACTCGCCAATCATCACACAAACAAGATTGATGATGAATGTTGTCAGTGCAATCGACAACGGAGACACCATCAGAATCACAAGAGGAGAaaccagcaacaacaaaaaagttaaaaactctTAATTTTAAGGTTTATTTTTCCCTCCCGTcttgtatttttgtttcatcatctACATATCTATGCCATACCGTTCATGCGATTTTAAGTTCTCTTCTTTTTgtgaacacacaaaaaaaatatgtatatccGATCAATacctcattcattcattttttttataataaacatCTTATTAATACTAATACATAattctaacttttttatattaattattatattgcaAGAACACACACATAccttatttaattgatttaaatgtattttactCATTTTGTTCGCTTCATCATGAAAATATTGCGAGTACAAGAAATAAACATATTAAGATTTACTTTCAGTGCTTGCCTCCGttacattaattattattatattatcattttcatactAAATAGAAAACATTTGAGTCTTGTATTTGATTACTATTttataagaataataatttaaatcatcTAATAGTTCGTATGTCAATTATCACAATTATCACAGGAGCAGCCGCCGACTAATATTAAACACcgattaatttcttatttttgaagaaatttttaaattggtgcaaaaaaaacaatttttttcttaatcgaCACTAAATGTGttaggaaaaaatattcacacccacataaaaacatatttattatatatttatatatatatttttttttttgtaaattgctGGTGTGTACTTTGTACTAAATAATGTGCCACCCGAATTTTACCAACAAACAATTATACATATTAATGAAACTAAAATTGGACCACAATTAACATACATACACTACAAATCACATGCtttattaagatttaaagGAAACAAGTGCCTTGTTTTAGTCAGGAAaatattgaagtaaaaaagaataaatacaatacactttttgcataaaaaaataataattatttaatataattatttcaaaatgatAATGATGAGTAAGTTGTATAAACAAATTATAAGGATGAACTAAATAtactattttttcatattattaatattatattatgaaaaatcatgtaaaaagtaataaaaataataataatgtgagAGAAAACACAtgcaatgaaataaatttatagaaagataaaaaaaaatgtttaatacgCTAtgcctaaatatttattaagtgaattattattatgattaaattgattattattaataatattatgtcATTATAGAGTTAATGCAAGTATTTAGAATGTAAAATTGATTAGTccttagagaaaaaaaaaatctgttggaAACAAATCAAAGAATAttgattgaataaatttataaactgATTGTTTAGAATATTAAGATGCAAAACCAAAAAcatgtttcttttattttttttttttaattttttgtaaagtaagAATTCATGGTAAGTTTGTAAAGTTTTcctaagaaaactttttttgaactaaatttaataaggaaacatttttaacattttcttcaaaatcacAACTaggtattaatattttttatgtcatttaaTGTAAAGGATAAAGGCATGGATGGACGGTCTGTCGtgatattaagattttttcctttttgattattaagtttttttgaaaaactaactTTTGCAATGAAATTTGCCatcgttttaattttccaatgaAAAGCTTATATTTGCATTGATATTTCATAGAAAAGgtgttttttgtatattttggaaaatatgaCTTGATGTGATTTATAAATGACCTTATATACGCCTCATCTccttaaggaatttttatgattttatggtcaattcattgaaaaaatgtggTTAAACATATCactggttttgaaatactaagtGATTCAACTTGCTAAGTGACTTAActctaaactaaaatttttggtcataTGATGAACTTATATTTTgcctaatattttaaatatatttatcgaatatttacaattaatttttgccaaaaacgaaaaaaagtgatttcaatgagaattttttaatagacagGTAAGAGTTTCTTTTcattacaatattttaaattaacatgtcTCTGATGCTAAGTTTTCATGTGCTCAGCTCTCTTTCCGGCATATGCAAGTCATGTCAAGCCGAGGTgcatgttaattaaaaattaattacttcataacattttaatttgcaCGAGAGTTATTCAAATCGATGTAAATCAATAAATGTCAATGTATTTTAGGTGTAAACGacgatgataaataaattaatttcaggaaGGCAGtcgaagatgaaaaattagtcTCGCAGTGCATATGAATTCATGATTCaagtgaagtgaaaaaaaattccacacAAGTGAGTTGTTTTTAACTGTTGCTTGCAGTTGTCGATTGCGAATAACTGTTATGAATGCCTAATGAGGTAATAATCAAAACGAgtcttaattgaattaaatagtAATTAATCCTTCTAATTGGTATGTCGCGTAATGAAACAATATATCAGGATTACTGTCATAATAGCCTAGCaatgattttgatttatttcttcatttcaaTGCAGCTTCGTGCAAAAAGAGGACATTTTTTCACGTCACATTGAAATTCTCCGTCTAGAAATTTACGTAATTAAgcatcgtcgttgttgttgttgttgtgatgcTCACTGCTGCCGagcgtaataaaaatataaaattgatggATAGGTCACACTGAAAGGTGCGAAAATtgctttattttatgtttttttttggtgtgtgGACGGGAATGTCGACGAAaataatgtcaaaatattttgttttatttcttcataatATTATGTTTGTGTCGTGTATCATAAACAGTAAcaagtttgatatttttttcaaacgatttttttacgatCGTTTTAACAGTGCTCAGTCTAATcaccataattttttgatctttttatcGCCCTCCATGATGGCGCTCCACTACTGAGAAAAGAAACTGGAAGAAAATTAACGATTCGCGAAATTTATGTCGTCGGTCGtgtcacaaataaataaatattaagttacaaatttaaaatgtacaaaaaaaaaacatttagcacctcatcatcatctttttattttatcgtgaCATTAACGAAAATGATCATGCAGTAATTAaagatgcagaaaaaaaagtttatttacgaGGTTTGTAACACTTGCGACGAATGGTCGGCACATAAGATTCGGTTTCGAATATCCACAAAGTGATTTAATGTCTTGTATGGAGTGTGCCATTTGTGGGCATTATGGTAAATTATGTTTCTGCaaagttataaatttgatcgtttttttcaaaaagtcaagTCAAattacagtaaaaaaaaattgatgaaagttaaattttttccaaattttataaataaaaaataatagaattgcccgtaattttttatttttgttatttttttccatgaagtatagaaatataaaattatggaaaattataaaaactggtaagattttatatatttaaattaaattttaaatacatacgATATTTTCACTacaacaagaaaattataGCAAATAACGttaattttatgttcatttcagtttaaaatttaaaaaaaaaaataattttggtcacgcgacttaaaggaaattttcttattttttgtatgatttaattgaaaattgtaatttttcacgatttttaatttaaaaagtggtcaaataagtgaaaaatgtttcaaaattccGACCAAACTGGAGGAAGaggttgacaaaaaatggaaatataaattaagttCGCCttagaaagataaaaatatttttaaaaaacatgttATAAACATATCTACTAAGCAATCTTCCTTTATTGTTTTTGGCCAAAATGCATAAATTCTGTGTTTTTacaatcgataaaaaataaacaaaataacacattgaataaaataataataatatatatgaaCTAGAATTAAAAAGTCTCACTAAGTACGTACAAAGAattcgtctttttttgtttgtttgtgatgAGTTAGatacaaattaattacaaatgtATGGCAAATCCTTCACCTCAATTGACTCTTTTACCGGATCCGGATCGTTGTCCACACAATAACTCAGGATGCAAATCATATCGAGTGGTTTTCCCGTGGGATTTGAAAGCAACAAAACTTGCATAATGCCATCGGCGGGCGGTCTGAACGGCTTTACACCCTTGAGCGAAGTGCCCGATGCTGGACACAATCGCAGCTTGGCCGGTTTTTTTACACTTGCATCAAATTGAAAGCGACTAACGTCTTGCGTGCCTTGGTTGATGATCGAAATGACAATTACCAGGGTATCGGGTCGTGGACGATCTCGCGCAAAGTTCAGCATCACCTTGAGACCATTTTTCTCATCCATAACGGTGCGCGGTGGCTCACTGCTCGGCTGTACGTTATCGATATCAATGGTTATCTCAGCCAGTGGTTTCAATGTGGCACTGCTCTCCGTGACAGCCACGGCATTTGGAATAATTGCGAGGGGGACGTCATCTGATGAGAGTAtcgcatcatcatcgtcattggATTTGGTTGATTTTGTGTCGAGCAATGGGTCATCTTTTGTATCCGTTACTTTAGAATCGTCGTCAGTCTTGTCATCATCGCCGTTCTCTTGAGAGTTTTGTGGTAACAACTTTGACTTCATCCCAAGTACAAGAGAATCCAAGTCAAGTTGTTTGGATTTTACGCCGTTGCTTGAATCATTCGGAATCGTCGGCAAATTGCCAGAATGCGCTATTTTCGGTTCCAAATTAATGAGCGCCGCATATTTAGAGTCACTTTGAGGCACTTTCTGCATGAGAGGATGACCAGGAGGCTTCACAGTTGTCATGGTAGGCGACACTTTATTCGGTTGCAAGATCAAGTCTTGCTCAGGTTTGAGTGATGCATTCACTGAGGGCTCGTCAATCGGCTTGGAAAATATATCACCCAACTCCTTCATTACCGTGTCTTTGGAAAGGCTTTGGTTATTTGGCGACTCTGGCGTCAGATTAAGTCCCAAAATGTCGTCCAATCCGGTTGTTTTCGCCGAAGCTTGATGATTCTCTGGTTTTTTATTGCCCCCCACCACTTGATTGTACCGCTCAATAACATGCTGGAGCTGATCATTCGTTTCCAAAATACTCGCCAGCTCGTCCCGATTCTGCTCTGGATCAGCAGCAAGCTTCGAAATCATCGGCATAAATGTCTGACAATCCTCGTACAAGTCGTTAATTAATGCCAGCTCATCACTTGTCGTAGATTTCGCGTCATAATTCTCTAGCATCTCACCCAGCAACGTGACATTTTCCGAAACTTTCTTCATTTCCATCGACCGACGAGTCTTGATTTGCGCATGACGCTCATCCTCTCGCACAATATTCTGGATCAGCAAGTTGGCCTGTTCCATGTCTTTTGGGTTTTTGCTGTTGAGCAACTTTCGTAATTGCATTTCACGCAAATCCATCGTTTTCGTGCGCGACTCTACTGGCGAGACGTTATTTCGcgcattcgtcgtcgtcgacgtcgttgTCTTTGgaagaacatttttaattggtTGATGAACAATTCCTTGCATCTTAAGCATGTCGTATGCCTCCTTGATCTTCACTTCTTTCGGATATTTGTTCGTCCACGTGAACAATATGTCTAAAATTTTGGTTTGTAGCTCTTTGGGTGTCACATCGCCCATGTGTTTCTTCGAGACGAGCTTTATCAATTCATTCAGAAACTTGAACTTGCCAACTTCTTGTCGAAACCGGGGACCACAGTTCTCCATGCATTCCTCCAAAAactatacaacaaaaaaaaatcgtttttattaatcgagtattaaaataaaatcaaaacttacGTCTAACGCTAACAAAGCCTCCTTAACACTCGTGGAATGAATTTTCAGGACCAACAGTTTTGTAGCTGGCAGACCAAGGGTCTCGTCGTTTTCAGTCAAGATGCTTATAAAAGCATCCAATGCCGCAATGTCTAGCTCATCATTCGATGGATTCGTCGCTCGATTGAGCATCAATTGCAACCGTTCCATGCTGGGTGCTCCTACAAATGAGTCATTCAAAGGACAAGGCTCAACTTTTGATAATGGGGACCGATttgcaaaaatctaaaaactgaaaattcgGTAAAAATACGATAGTTAAACGAGTTCAAATGACTTGAGACTTACATCTCGACTATGCTAAACGGATTAAAAGctatttgaagcaattttcgGTCTGAAATCTCCAATAAATCCTtaattctagttttttttatcaattacttATCACCATAATAATATTGCACCTAATGGAAATTCTTAGTTGGGTTTTTAGTGTTGCTCGACATCCCGGTTTTCGACAATCAAAATGTACCGGATTCGAAGATTGAACAAGCAGCACAGCTAAATCAATCCAAATGTGCTCCTTAAATACCAAATATCCAACAACGAGGtaaacaaaaggaaaatttatcaatttatcgcCTTTTATTGgttaattttaaggaaaaatcatAACTTGCTAGGTGAGTTTAATTAGaaactttgaattaaattaaaaattacatgtgATTACTGTTGACAaagtgagattttttaatttctaacacacatttttcacttttttgtagTTCATAAAATATGCTCTTCCGAGCTTTAGCGACCTCAATTGGATCCACCTTCACCAATGCCGGCGGTCTCTTCTCCATGTCGATCCGCACGAATATCCGCAATAAATTCCCCGTTGCGCGTGAAAACAAGAGGGTCAAAGTGCACGGATATGAAACTCGTATGAGCACAAAAGATGGACGGAGAATCCTTATGCGACGAATTTTGAAAGGAAGACACGTTTTATCACATTAAAGCAATACCATAGTTGTCAAATTagagtaataacaataaaccaCACGTAAttagttgat is part of the Culicoides brevitarsis isolate CSIRO-B50_1 chromosome 3, AGI_CSIRO_Cbre_v1, whole genome shotgun sequence genome and harbors:
- the LOC134833389 gene encoding ADP-ribosylation factor-binding protein GGA1 — protein: MERLQLMLNRATNPSNDELDIAALDAFISILTENDETLGLPATKLLVLKIHSTSVKEALLALDFLEECMENCGPRFRQEVGKFKFLNELIKLVSKKHMGDVTPKELQTKILDILFTWTNKYPKEVKIKEAYDMLKMQGIVHQPIKNVLPKTTTSTTTNARNNVSPVESRTKTMDLREMQLRKLLNSKNPKDMEQANLLIQNIVREDERHAQIKTRRSMEMKKVSENVTLLGEMLENYDAKSTTSDELALINDLYEDCQTFMPMISKLAADPEQNRDELASILETNDQLQHVIERYNQVVGGNKKPENHQASAKTTGLDDILGLNLTPESPNNQSLSKDTVMKELGDIFSKPIDEPSVNASLKPEQDLILQPNKVSPTMTTVKPPGHPLMQKVPQSDSKYAALINLEPKIAHSGNLPTIPNDSSNGVKSKQLDLDSLVLGMKSKLLPQNSQENGDDDKTDDDSKVTDTKDDPLLDTKSTKSNDDDDAILSSDDVPLAIIPNAVAVTESSATLKPLAEITIDIDNVQPSSEPPRTVMDEKNGLKVMLNFARDRPRPDTLVIVISIINQGTQDVSRFQFDASVKKPAKLRLCPASGTSLKGVKPFRPPADGIMQVLLLSNPTGKPLDMICILSYCVDNDPDPVKESIEVKDLPYICN
- the LOC134833788 gene encoding dorsal-ventral patterning protein Sog, which codes for MYPQNIIMLLISTIFVLATFTTTVIEARRGSPLLVEDDGSGRRNRPAECQFGKTFKELGSQWFADLGPPFGVMYCIRCECVPVQKKRRIVARVQCKNIKNECPKPSCDEPVLLPGKCCKTCPGDTTSPDMALDVPQQSAIEEEERNMKHFAALLTGRTSQILKKDDPKFDFKYSTNNPQNIVATGRFTFHKKNLYYSFYISEKATRPKSIQFMDHMGTVLEEHNLEIPSNGPFSIYQNTTSKVCGVWRRVPRDYRRILRDDQMSVVLLWGGKYQAELALAGQIGKYTALGTELFSSLMEPAQGTNPEQMSGAGGTAIVSTSSGATSSIHLTLVVNGIFNPDEILDVPLRVLVEATEKGQTIIEEIVRVKKPLHDINVIEVSSPVSTYDLRMLMRGKLTITVESKKNPQALRIQGPVVTRVTCELFQTLLAPNKAESTTKSNGLAWLYLNKEGSLIYNIATHNLNMNDNPVLTIIDDSAKRKPELEDLTPSLVKDNAMGHLDRLGPRVLEPLYNNDLAINIATQKEQVSLIRGRLISRFVADARDFSTPILLKRVNPALPNNMVGMAWISVDNICHLHYEITLTGTPAHYQPLQLFLEEIPIEAPGAPVSRRLLEEFSGNYLEGFNATLPYVELAKLETSVVYIEIRSKDRNEPLFKATLKPTKVPSKCLPGQTINEIPRFPDDMEPSDNNLPTIEAKCYHSQRFYDEGEQWNSALEQCTVCSCTHGNAKCEPIKCPPLKCRKEDIRQRQGDCCPVCMPTKHYHETNTSVSRGCKLGDQFHAAGSSWHPYLPPNGYDTCTVCTCDILTLEIRCPRTQCPPLNCPEKLAYRPDKKACCKVCPQVKHNSSTDEYKDQGSKTGTISSPEYLMKTGGCKSPMGVHKNGDEWHPIIATFGEQKCVKCSCKDGHMTCNRLKCSRQACRAARKQGPLANHHTNKIDDECCQCNRQRRHHQNHKRRNQQQQKS